The genomic window GGCCATCTTCATCGAGACGGGCGGCATCGCGGTGAGGTGCGTGTTGCAGCAGACCGGCTTGCCGCAGTCCCCGTAATCGGCCAGGAGCTTGGCCTCGTCCCGGACGCCGATCTGCCGCATCTCGATCCGGGTGTGGAGCGACCGGGCCAGGTCCTTGACCAGCTCGCGGAAGTCCACGCGCTTCTCGGCCAGGTAATAGAAGATGATCCGCTCGCGGCCGAAGAGGACCTCCACGTCCACGAGCTCCATCTGGAGCCTGCGCTTCGCCACCAGGTCGCGGCAGCCGGCGAAGGCCTCCTCCTGCGCCTTCGCGAGGCCCTCGGCCCGCGCGGAGTCGGCCTCGGTGATGGGCCGGAGGATCTCGCCGCGACCCGCCGATTCGAGCAGCGCCTCGGTGCGCGGGGAGGCCGCGCAGAGGACCTCGCCGAGCTCCGTGCCCCGGTCGCTCTGCACCACGACCCGCTGGCCGCGCAGGTACGAATGCCCCGCGGCGGCACGGTAGTCGCCGAGGAACCTCATCCGGCCGT from Aquisphaera giovannonii includes these protein-coding regions:
- a CDS encoding PSP1 domain-containing protein, yielding MTYVVRYGRMRFLGDYRAAAGHSYLRGQRVVVQSDRGTELGEVLCAASPRTEALLESAGRGEILRPITEADSARAEGLAKAQEEAFAGCRDLVAKRRLQMELVDVEVLFGRERIIFYYLAEKRVDFRELVKDLARSLHTRIEMRQIGVRDEAKLLADYGDCGKPVCCNTHLTAMPPVSMKMAKLQKTTLDPAKISGRCGRLKCCLRYEFDTYRDFERELPPVGAVVVTPKGRGKVVAQEILALKLLVEFEDRRRIIVGRDEVLSVLPHSRGAGGPAGGDAAGRKNGRGRDHHGPGRHPDAAADAEGGGPEDDLGGVGDGDGHAAPRGG